The following proteins are co-located in the Fluviicola sp. genome:
- a CDS encoding site-2 protease family protein translates to MEKEPVRQGHIAVTVFSLMLFILSFLVFFNNQLLFLIELVAVLILHEGGHYLFMKLYKYENVRMLFLPLMGAFVHGHKESYRQRESLMVVLAGPLPGIIVGIALWLLGFHYEIHWMVETAMILFAVNILNLLPILPLDGGRMLSILFFERIELFQVIFSFISSLALIAIGYFFEFYVIMIFGFLMGFQVRSLHRRYLIHKGLKEDDVNFNSTYDNLSDRSYHFVKNHVLENTPGLRRFVENMEGEDTKTVVANEVKNMLVPPMVQDVNAFMKVIVIIAWILAIFGPIYLMWSRGVFNAIYV, encoded by the coding sequence TTGGAAAAGGAGCCCGTAAGGCAAGGGCACATTGCTGTTACGGTATTTTCTCTGATGCTCTTTATCCTGAGTTTTTTGGTGTTCTTTAATAACCAGCTTCTTTTTTTGATTGAATTGGTAGCTGTATTAATCCTTCACGAAGGCGGACATTATTTATTCATGAAATTGTATAAGTATGAAAATGTCCGGATGCTGTTCCTGCCTTTGATGGGTGCTTTTGTTCACGGGCACAAAGAATCTTACCGCCAAAGGGAAAGTTTGATGGTGGTACTTGCCGGGCCGCTTCCTGGAATTATTGTCGGAATTGCCCTGTGGTTGCTGGGATTCCACTATGAAATCCACTGGATGGTCGAAACGGCAATGATCCTGTTTGCCGTAAATATTCTGAACCTGCTTCCGATCCTTCCATTGGACGGCGGACGCATGCTGAGCATTTTGTTTTTCGAACGCATCGAATTATTCCAGGTTATTTTCTCGTTCATCTCGTCTTTAGCTTTAATTGCGATCGGTTATTTCTTTGAATTTTATGTGATTATGATCTTCGGGTTTTTGATGGGATTCCAGGTAAGAAGTTTGCACCGCCGGTATTTGATCCACAAAGGACTGAAAGAAGACGATGTGAACTTCAATTCGACTTATGATAACCTTTCCGATCGTTCGTATCATTTTGTGAAGAATCATGTATTGGAAAACACGCCGGGCCTTCGCCGCTTTGTGGAAAACATGGAAGGCGAGGACACCAAAACGGTGGTTGCCAATGAAGTGAAGAACATGCTTGTTCCGCCAATGGTGCAGGATGTGAATGCATTTATGAAAGTGATCGTGATCATTGCCTGGATTTTGGCTATTTTTGGCCCGATTTACCTGATGTGGAGTCGGGGTGTTTTTAACGCAATATATGTTTAA